Proteins from a single region of Alphaproteobacteria bacterium LSUCC0719:
- a CDS encoding ester cyclase, producing the protein MPVQMPDADIISFKTQAYETLHNLASGRCSVSDVYHADAKYWGSHPINEIAGLDAIEDVWTKLRHAMPDLERRDSIFTGGISKPDPRMPADVAGRQLVASMGVIQGTMTGDLFDIPATNGVVHLRVCEVHHLRDGRIAHSYVLFDFLDLMRQADVWPIAPSLGAEGMWPAPTTPGVRVTENDQLAGQHAIDIVLGMHQALGTFDGKSVHSMDHGDAWTRDFLWYGPSGIGSTRGMAGFQQHHQIPFLIAYPDRQGAGHYVRIADANFVVTGGWPSVRGTHLGEWLGLPPTGRKVDMRVMDFYHLVDGRIHENWVPIDIIHIMLQMGVDVFARLRHLRGAAPTDLPQT; encoded by the coding sequence ATGCCTGTTCAGATGCCGGACGCCGACATTATCTCTTTCAAGACCCAGGCCTATGAAACGCTTCACAATCTGGCTTCGGGGCGCTGCTCGGTTTCGGATGTTTATCATGCCGATGCCAAATATTGGGGCAGCCACCCGATCAATGAAATTGCCGGCCTCGATGCCATCGAGGATGTATGGACAAAACTGCGACATGCCATGCCGGATCTTGAACGGCGCGACAGCATCTTCACCGGCGGGATCAGCAAGCCTGACCCGCGCATGCCGGCGGATGTTGCGGGACGCCAGCTTGTTGCCAGCATGGGCGTGATCCAGGGTACGATGACAGGCGACCTGTTCGACATTCCGGCGACAAACGGGGTTGTCCATCTTCGCGTCTGCGAAGTGCATCATCTGCGTGACGGGCGAATCGCGCACAGCTATGTGCTGTTCGATTTTCTGGATCTGATGCGTCAGGCCGACGTCTGGCCGATAGCCCCTTCGCTGGGGGCCGAGGGGATGTGGCCTGCGCCGACGACACCGGGCGTCCGGGTAACGGAAAACGACCAGCTGGCGGGCCAGCACGCAATTGATATCGTTCTTGGGATGCATCAGGCGCTTGGCACCTTTGACGGAAAATCGGTGCATTCAATGGATCATGGTGATGCCTGGACCAGAGATTTCCTGTGGTATGGGCCGTCCGGCATTGGCAGCACCCGCGGCATGGCCGGGTTCCAGCAGCACCATCAGATCCCGTTTCTGATCGCATACCCGGACCGTCAGGGGGCAGGTCATTATGTGCGGATCGCCGATGCCAATTTTGTTGTGACGGGGGGCTGGCCTTCGGTTCGCGGAACGCATCTTGGCGAGTGGCTTGGCCTGCCGCCGACAGGCCGCAAGGTTGATATGCGGGTGATGGATTTCTACCATCTTGTTGATGGCCGCATTCACGAAAACTGGGTGCCAATCGACATCATCCACATCATGCTGCAGATGGGTGTCGACGTCTTTGCACGCCTGCGCCACCTCCGCGGTGCCGCGCCAACCGACCTGCCACAGACATGA
- a CDS encoding ABC transporter substrate-binding protein, with the protein MRPFRTVRHIIALSMAVLMALATTLATALSGPALAGERDFAQTLAAARGQTVYFNAWGGDDKINDYIAWAGEELAKRHGITLKHVKLSDTAAAVSRILAEQAAGRSAGGSIDLLWVNGENFAALKQNNLLQDTAWADSLPSWQYTDAESLPAIRLDFAVPTDGLESPWGRAQLVFAHDSNRLASPPRNAAELATYINSTPGRFTYPQPPDFVGLSFLKQILIETAEDTTPFYQPVDSALFDQVSEPLWRWLDSVTPNLWRGGRAYPANYPLQRQLLADGEVDITIAFNPADASSAIERGELPDSVRTYIHDTGTIANVHFLAIPFNATASEAAQVVADFLLSPEAQIRKADPAIWGDPTVLAMHRLSAKDLAGFMALPQGVATLSEADLARTLAEPHPSWMKAIEAEWRRRYASGD; encoded by the coding sequence ATGAGACCGTTCCGCACGGTCCGCCACATCATCGCCCTGTCGATGGCCGTACTGATGGCACTGGCCACGACACTGGCCACGGCGCTGTCCGGCCCGGCACTTGCCGGGGAGCGTGATTTTGCACAGACACTGGCGGCGGCACGCGGTCAGACGGTCTATTTCAACGCCTGGGGCGGCGACGACAAGATCAATGACTACATTGCCTGGGCTGGCGAGGAACTGGCGAAGCGACATGGCATCACCCTGAAACATGTGAAGCTGAGTGACACCGCGGCGGCGGTTTCCCGCATTCTGGCAGAACAGGCGGCCGGGCGAAGCGCCGGTGGCTCGATCGACCTGCTATGGGTCAATGGCGAGAATTTCGCCGCCCTGAAACAGAATAATCTGCTGCAGGACACAGCCTGGGCGGACTCGCTGCCGTCCTGGCAATATACCGATGCGGAGTCCCTGCCCGCCATCAGGCTTGATTTTGCCGTGCCGACCGACGGTCTGGAATCACCGTGGGGCCGGGCACAGCTCGTCTTTGCCCATGACAGCAACCGTCTGGCCTCGCCGCCACGCAATGCCGCCGAGCTGGCAACCTATATCAACAGCACCCCCGGCCGGTTCACCTATCCACAGCCACCCGATTTTGTCGGCCTGTCCTTTCTGAAACAGATCCTGATCGAAACGGCGGAAGATACCACACCTTTCTATCAGCCGGTCGACAGCGCGTTGTTCGACCAGGTGAGCGAGCCGCTGTGGCGCTGGCTGGACAGCGTAACGCCGAATTTGTGGCGTGGCGGACGGGCCTATCCTGCGAATTATCCCCTGCAGCGCCAGCTATTGGCCGATGGTGAAGTCGATATCACCATCGCCTTCAACCCGGCAGACGCCTCCTCGGCCATCGAGCGGGGCGAGTTGCCGGACAGCGTGCGCACCTACATCCATGACACCGGGACCATCGCGAACGTCCATTTCCTGGCGATACCGTTCAATGCGACCGCTTCCGAGGCAGCGCAGGTCGTTGCCGATTTCCTGCTGTCGCCGGAAGCGCAGATCCGCAAAGCCGATCCGGCCATCTGGGGCGATCCGACAGTGCTTGCCATGCACCGCCTGTCCGCAAAGGACCTGGCCGGCTTCATGGCCCTGCCGCAGGGCGTGGCCACATTGTCCGAGGCCGACCTTGCCAGAACGCTGGCCGAACCGCACCCATCCTGGATGAAGGCCATCGAGGCCGAATGGCGCCGCCGTTATGCCAGTGGTGACTGA
- a CDS encoding ATP-binding cassette domain-containing protein, which translates to MLQLRDLTLAYDGQPSLIDGLDISIGGGELRLVQGPSGCGKSTLLALIAGVGNAAVHWTGEITLNGVDISLLPAEQRGIGLMFQDALLFPHMSVGDNLAFGLAARHRRDRAAQVRAALEVAELAGFADRDPASLSGGQAARVALMRTLLAEPQALLMDEAFSALDPELRHGFGMFVRAQIHQRQIPALLVSHDAADAVLADGPPIRFAS; encoded by the coding sequence ATGCTGCAGCTGCGTGACCTGACACTTGCCTATGATGGCCAGCCATCCCTGATCGACGGGCTGGACATTTCCATCGGGGGTGGCGAGTTGCGGCTTGTCCAGGGGCCAAGCGGGTGCGGAAAATCAACGCTTCTTGCGCTGATTGCCGGGGTTGGCAACGCGGCTGTCCACTGGACGGGCGAGATCACGCTGAACGGGGTGGATATATCCCTTCTGCCGGCCGAACAGCGGGGCATCGGTCTGATGTTCCAGGACGCGCTTCTGTTCCCGCATATGTCGGTTGGTGACAATCTGGCTTTTGGCCTTGCGGCGCGTCATCGGCGCGATCGGGCAGCGCAGGTTCGCGCGGCGCTCGAAGTGGCCGAATTGGCGGGATTTGCCGATCGTGATCCAGCCTCACTGTCCGGTGGTCAGGCCGCGCGAGTGGCATTGATGCGAACGCTTCTTGCCGAGCCGCAGGCGCTGCTGATGGACGAGGCCTTTTCGGCTCTTGATCCTGAATTGCGGCACGGCTTTGGCATGTTTGTCCGCGCGCAGATTCATCAACGGCAAATTCCGGCGCTTCTGGTCAGTCATGATGCTGCCGACGCGGTGCTGGCGGACGGTCCGCCAATCAGGTTTGCCAGCTGA
- a CDS encoding ABC transporter substrate-binding protein: MNMVSKLAVSAAFVLAGASTAYAGCGIASGSAKLLANDFPASQAIAAAATACDGGGASVTVNLNKDHKDLIVAAFTANPPEFTASHVTNSTLVAVMNDGLAQPLDGLIAKHGGGIQDMQKITIDGKVMAVAFMANAQHLFYRKDILDAAGVDVPGTYEGVLAAAKRIREKGLMEYPIAGTYKAGWNLGEEFVNMYLGHGGEFFKPGSAQPAINNAKGVATLNMMKALTEYMNPDYLTHDSNAVQAEWEAGNVAMTNLWGSRAGAVTDGEGSTAEIESNTMFAAAPTVSGGSIPATTLWWDGFAIAKNASAADAEASFLAVMNGISPAMAASNADAANWLIAGAKPRPAGKGVVDSAVGGASPYPMLPYMGAMHGAIGAELADFLQGKESAEQALADIEAAYVAAATEKGFL, from the coding sequence ATGAATATGGTTTCCAAACTTGCCGTTTCCGCGGCCTTCGTGCTTGCTGGCGCGTCGACAGCCTATGCCGGTTGCGGCATCGCGTCGGGCTCGGCGAAGCTTCTTGCAAATGACTTTCCGGCGTCACAGGCCATTGCCGCGGCGGCGACTGCCTGTGACGGCGGCGGTGCCAGCGTTACCGTCAACCTGAACAAGGACCACAAGGATCTGATCGTGGCGGCCTTTACCGCCAACCCGCCTGAGTTCACTGCCTCGCATGTCACCAACAGCACCCTTGTGGCGGTAATGAATGACGGTCTGGCACAGCCTCTGGACGGCCTGATCGCCAAACATGGCGGCGGCATTCAGGACATGCAGAAGATCACCATCGACGGCAAGGTAATGGCCGTGGCCTTCATGGCCAACGCCCAGCACCTGTTTTACCGCAAGGACATCCTTGATGCGGCTGGCGTTGATGTGCCCGGCACCTATGAAGGTGTGCTGGCGGCAGCAAAGCGGATCCGTGAAAAGGGCCTGATGGAATATCCGATCGCCGGCACCTACAAGGCGGGCTGGAACCTCGGTGAAGAGTTCGTGAACATGTATCTTGGCCATGGCGGTGAATTCTTCAAGCCTGGCTCGGCACAGCCGGCAATCAACAATGCCAAGGGTGTGGCCACCCTGAACATGATGAAGGCGCTGACCGAATATATGAACCCGGATTACCTGACCCACGACTCGAACGCCGTGCAGGCCGAATGGGAAGCCGGCAATGTCGCAATGACCAACCTGTGGGGTTCACGCGCCGGTGCGGTCACCGATGGTGAGGGATCGACCGCCGAAATCGAGAGCAACACCATGTTTGCCGCTGCGCCAACCGTATCCGGTGGCTCGATTCCGGCTACAACGCTGTGGTGGGACGGCTTTGCCATTGCCAAGAACGCATCTGCGGCCGACGCTGAGGCGTCGTTCCTTGCCGTGATGAACGGCATCTCGCCAGCGATGGCAGCCAGCAATGCTGATGCCGCCAACTGGCTGATCGCTGGCGCAAAGCCACGGCCTGCCGGTAAAGGCGTTGTCGACTCTGCCGTTGGCGGTGCCTCGCCATACCCGATGCTTCCCTATATGGGCGCAATGCATGGTGCCATTGGCGCCGAGCTTGCCGATTTCCTGCAGGGTAAGGAAAGCGCAGAGCAGGCGCTTGCCGATATCGAGGCTGCCTATGTGGCTGCTGCCACCGAAAAAGGCTTCCTCTAG